A section of the Marinoscillum sp. 108 genome encodes:
- a CDS encoding energy transducer TonB, producing MKHILLLFAFVAFVATAVQSQIPVELFELLDDKDTTNLYFGADKNPEFPGGYEKLVRFYQNNLYYPTSARIDGSEGTVYVMFIVELNGKLTNIKATNSISKDIDKSAERLIKRMPKWIPGEQDGNPVRVLHVQPVTYKLE from the coding sequence ATGAAACATATATTACTGCTGTTTGCTTTTGTTGCGTTCGTAGCAACTGCGGTTCAAAGTCAAATACCTGTTGAGCTTTTCGAACTGCTTGACGACAAAGACACTACTAACTTGTATTTTGGCGCGGATAAGAACCCAGAATTCCCAGGAGGATATGAGAAACTTGTCAGATTCTATCAGAACAATTTGTACTACCCAACTTCTGCACGAATTGACGGATCAGAAGGTACAGTTTACGTAATGTTTATTGTCGAACTGAACGGTAAACTAACCAACATCAAAGCAACTAATTCAATCAGTAAAGACATTGATAAGTCTGCAGAACGCTTAATCAAACGAATGCCCAAATGGATACCCGGTGAACAAGATGGTAATCCAGTAAGGGTTTTGCACGTGCAACCTGTAACATACAAGCTGGAATGA
- a CDS encoding DinB family protein, whose amino-acid sequence MKTLLLLSAMVACLSLQAQNQFQNEASGTLAFYSDRIMQLADAVPADKYSWSPEEGVRTFGEVLAHVVSANYFFAMKMGAVIPETVDMMGIEKTLKTKEQLKTALQDSYKVVIDVVKNSSKADLEEKVEFPFPGEFTSMSAALIAVSHSSEHMGQLIAYCRTNGITPPWSVTDEGGQD is encoded by the coding sequence ATGAAAACCCTACTCCTATTGTCCGCTATGGTGGCCTGCTTATCCTTACAGGCTCAAAACCAATTTCAAAATGAAGCTTCAGGCACACTGGCCTTTTACTCTGACCGGATCATGCAGCTGGCAGACGCGGTGCCTGCCGACAAATACAGCTGGTCACCAGAAGAAGGCGTTCGCACGTTTGGCGAAGTGCTGGCGCATGTTGTTTCTGCCAATTATTTCTTTGCCATGAAAATGGGCGCCGTGATACCAGAGACAGTGGATATGATGGGTATTGAAAAAACCCTCAAAACCAAAGAGCAACTGAAAACCGCCCTGCAGGACTCCTATAAAGTGGTGATTGACGTGGTGAAAAACAGCTCCAAGGCTGATCTGGAGGAGAAGGTAGAGTTCCCCTTTCCGGGAGAGTTTACCTCTATGTCAGCGGCGCTGATCGCTGTCTCGCACTCCAGTGAGCACATGGGCCAGTTGATCGCCTACTGCCGCACCAATGGCATCACCCCACCGTGGAGTGTGACCGACGAAGGTGGTCAGGACTGA
- a CDS encoding DUF6090 family protein produces MIRFFRRIRQKLLTENQFSKYLLYAIGEIVLVVIGILIALQINNWYQQHLERELEEDYYCQFLEDVNQDLIQLNEQVQYTQDRLHHANKLLGLLQIGDGDFEEILEHTKGAVSKTDAIITPNMNAFEDLKSSGNLRLITDKNIKKQLTEYYAYEQGLLNVINSNAISITTRFKEKADRINNGWVYLIESQNGFDSTLVSVEKLKALSVSNEEITLKHMNDALAYIASNSRNLEHLKSLESNIFLMKATLETRCTGKN; encoded by the coding sequence ATGATTAGGTTCTTCAGGCGCATCCGACAAAAGTTGTTAACTGAAAATCAGTTCAGTAAATATCTGCTTTATGCCATTGGAGAAATAGTACTCGTAGTAATTGGGATTCTTATTGCTCTACAGATCAATAACTGGTATCAGCAACACCTGGAGCGCGAACTGGAAGAAGACTACTATTGTCAGTTTTTAGAAGACGTCAATCAAGATCTCATTCAGCTCAATGAACAGGTACAGTACACCCAAGACCGCTTACATCATGCCAATAAATTATTGGGATTGTTGCAGATTGGTGATGGTGATTTTGAGGAAATACTTGAACATACAAAAGGTGCTGTTTCTAAAACGGATGCCATCATTACACCCAACATGAATGCTTTTGAAGACTTAAAGTCAAGTGGTAACCTGAGGCTTATAACTGATAAAAACATTAAAAAGCAGCTGACAGAGTACTATGCATATGAACAAGGTTTGTTAAATGTTATAAACAGTAATGCGATTTCAATCACTACCAGATTTAAGGAAAAAGCTGACAGAATAAATAATGGCTGGGTATATCTTATTGAAAGTCAAAACGGTTTTGACTCTACACTCGTCTCGGTTGAAAAGTTGAAAGCACTCTCGGTGAGCAATGAAGAGATCACTCTTAAGCACATGAACGATGCACTTGCTTATATAGCTTCAAATTCAAGAAATTTGGAACACCTCAAGTCTCTGGAAAGCAATATTTTTTTAATGAAAGCTACTCTGGAGACCAGATGTACTGGCAAGAATTAA
- a CDS encoding GrpB family protein yields the protein MTLHLSAYSEAWPAHFETMKEALLQLFPEEARAIEHVGSTAVPGLIAKPVIDIFMAVSPFRKVEFYEERLQSEGYHYVPTGMTERYLLSSHTPEGVWTHNLHVLPYSPDFLLRNEILFRNYLRKNPDLIQEYNRLKKHLSSMPLASLEDYTRAKTGFIQQVVDKARKACGLPRQNVWTMEIEEA from the coding sequence ATGACTCTTCATCTCTCAGCCTATTCAGAAGCCTGGCCGGCCCATTTCGAAACCATGAAAGAAGCACTCTTGCAGCTTTTTCCTGAAGAGGCACGGGCCATCGAGCACGTTGGGAGCACTGCTGTACCGGGACTTATCGCCAAACCGGTCATTGATATTTTCATGGCCGTATCTCCTTTCAGAAAGGTAGAGTTTTACGAAGAAAGGCTTCAATCTGAGGGTTATCACTATGTGCCTACGGGAATGACCGAACGGTATCTGCTGTCAAGCCATACTCCCGAAGGAGTGTGGACACACAACCTGCATGTTCTCCCATACAGCCCGGATTTTCTACTTCGAAATGAAATTCTTTTTCGGAATTACCTCAGAAAAAACCCCGACTTAATACAGGAATACAACCGCCTCAAAAAGCACCTGTCTTCCATGCCGCTGGCTAGTCTGGAAGATTACACCCGCGCCAAGACAGGCTTCATTCAGCAGGTGGTAGACAAGGCCCGTAAGGCGTGTGGACTGCCCCGGCAAAACGTTTGGACCATGGAGATCGAAGAAGCATAA
- a CDS encoding sterol desaturase family protein, which produces MNVYTFITPIVLVLLLAEIIYSVRTKKPYYDFQDTITNLATGIGNQCVNLAVAFFVFKWYGWLYQFAPWQIPNTWYFLLLLLLLQDFVFYWFHRTGHTINVFWAAHMPHHSSEELNLSVGIRASFTQRLFQFVFFDWILVLIGFSPEAVYAIAAVHLLLAYWHHTQVIKRLGWFEKYFVTPSHHRVHHGVNPQYIDKNYSEFLIIWDKLFGTFEEEDEEICYGVTHPPRTWDPIFVNFQYWKQLWDDAVAAPYWWDKIRLWFMPLGWRPRGLETEKKDRIGYTKAEQVKYHSAQYKNLKPYLMAHVAITLAYLMVVINLSSPLSALDRLILSSGVFMTIISWGGLLQARTWSIPLEVLRTAFMAIALILVLNQNEMANWTSWTTIVILGITGVSILYFSFKIKKGQLESVPAG; this is translated from the coding sequence ATGAATGTTTATACCTTCATCACCCCCATTGTGCTGGTATTGCTCCTGGCCGAAATCATCTACAGCGTAAGGACTAAAAAGCCCTATTACGACTTTCAGGATACCATCACCAATCTGGCCACCGGCATAGGCAACCAATGTGTTAACCTGGCCGTGGCCTTTTTTGTCTTCAAATGGTACGGCTGGCTCTATCAGTTTGCACCATGGCAGATTCCCAACACCTGGTACTTCCTGCTGCTCCTGCTTTTGCTACAGGATTTTGTCTTCTACTGGTTTCACCGCACCGGGCATACCATCAACGTCTTCTGGGCCGCCCATATGCCACACCACTCCTCTGAGGAGCTCAACCTTTCCGTGGGCATTCGTGCCAGCTTTACCCAGCGCCTCTTCCAGTTTGTCTTTTTCGACTGGATACTGGTACTCATTGGGTTTTCTCCTGAAGCCGTCTATGCGATAGCAGCCGTGCACCTGCTGCTGGCCTACTGGCACCATACTCAGGTCATCAAGCGGCTGGGTTGGTTCGAAAAGTACTTTGTAACCCCCTCACACCACAGGGTACACCATGGGGTGAACCCGCAGTACATCGATAAGAACTACTCCGAATTCCTCATCATCTGGGACAAACTCTTTGGCACCTTTGAGGAAGAGGATGAAGAGATCTGCTATGGGGTGACCCACCCGCCACGCACCTGGGATCCTATTTTCGTCAACTTTCAGTATTGGAAACAGCTCTGGGACGATGCAGTAGCGGCCCCCTACTGGTGGGACAAGATCAGGCTGTGGTTTATGCCGCTGGGCTGGCGTCCCCGGGGACTGGAAACAGAGAAAAAGGATCGCATAGGCTACACCAAAGCCGAACAGGTAAAATACCACAGCGCCCAATACAAAAACCTCAAACCCTACCTGATGGCGCATGTGGCCATCACACTGGCTTATCTGATGGTGGTCATCAATTTGTCTTCACCGCTTTCTGCCCTGGACAGGCTCATTTTATCCAGCGGAGTATTTATGACCATCATTAGCTGGGGTGGACTCCTGCAGGCACGAACATGGTCTATTCCTTTGGAAGTGCTCCGAACTGCCTTTATGGCCATAGCCCTCATACTGGTGCTCAATCAAAACGAAATGGCCAACTGGACCAGCTGGACCACCATTGTCATCCTGGGCATCACAGGGGTGAGCATCCTTTACTTTTCTTTTAAAATCAAAAAAGGGCAACTGGAATCCGTACCAGCGGGGTAA
- a CDS encoding methylated-DNA--[protein]-cysteine S-methyltransferase codes for MNTQDHINFQRIAEAIDYIQANFRDQPNLDEVAEQVHLSPFHFQRLFTEWAGVSPKKFLQYISIAHARSLLKDGQATLSEATHQTGLSGTGRLHDLFINIEGMTPAEYKNGGKNLKINYSYADSLFGNILVASTAKGICYLAFADDPSLAFSELKSKFPNASYEQRLDLIQQNALFIFTHDWTQLDQIKLHLKGTDFQLKVWESLIRIPSGRLSTYGQIASAIDKPTASRAVGTAIGDNPVAYLIPCHRVIQSTGRFGQYHWGSSRKTAMIGWEAAQITER; via the coding sequence ATGAACACTCAGGATCACATCAACTTTCAGCGCATCGCCGAGGCGATCGATTACATACAGGCCAACTTCCGCGACCAACCCAACCTGGATGAGGTAGCGGAGCAAGTACACCTCAGCCCTTTTCATTTTCAGCGTCTCTTTACCGAATGGGCCGGCGTAAGCCCCAAGAAATTTCTGCAATACATCAGCATTGCGCATGCCCGATCGCTTCTCAAAGATGGTCAGGCCACCCTCTCGGAAGCTACCCACCAAACGGGGCTATCTGGTACCGGCAGACTGCACGACCTCTTCATTAACATCGAAGGCATGACCCCCGCTGAATACAAAAATGGTGGTAAAAACCTGAAGATCAATTACAGCTATGCAGACAGCCTGTTTGGAAATATCCTCGTGGCCAGTACCGCCAAAGGCATTTGTTACCTGGCCTTTGCCGATGATCCCAGCCTGGCCTTCTCTGAGCTAAAAAGCAAATTCCCGAATGCTTCCTATGAGCAACGTCTGGATTTGATTCAGCAAAATGCCCTCTTCATCTTCACGCACGACTGGACCCAACTGGATCAAATCAAGCTACACCTCAAAGGCACTGATTTTCAGCTGAAGGTTTGGGAGTCCCTGATCAGGATCCCCTCCGGAAGATTATCCACTTACGGACAGATAGCCAGTGCAATCGACAAGCCCACGGCTTCACGAGCGGTAGGCACAGCCATTGGTGACAACCCCGTGGCTTACCTGATTCCCTGCCATCGTGTGATCCAGTCTACTGGCAGATTTGGGCAATATCACTGGGGTAGCAGTCGAAAAACGGCCATGATCGGCTGGGAGGCAGCACAAATCACCGAAAGATGA
- a CDS encoding YgcG family protein: protein MRNFQYFLLLTLLTTFGCNSQSQKSTPQRTTYSNVPELYARVNDYADILSDDEEANLNQLLKSLEDSIGSQLVILSIVSLDERTIEEYSIDVADNWRIGRANYNDGIIITLAMKDRMIRIEVGYGLELIIRDEIAKKIIDSTMIPEFRTGNFNAGLTKASEKIINLIYSNPELVGKKWEPNNNGK, encoded by the coding sequence ATGAGGAATTTTCAATATTTTCTGCTCCTAACCCTTTTAACAACCTTTGGATGCAACTCTCAATCACAGAAATCGACCCCACAAAGAACGACCTACTCGAACGTTCCCGAACTATATGCACGGGTCAACGATTATGCGGATATATTAAGTGATGATGAAGAAGCCAACCTAAATCAACTTCTCAAATCTCTGGAAGACTCTATTGGTTCGCAACTCGTCATTTTATCCATTGTCTCATTAGACGAACGAACAATTGAAGAGTACTCAATAGATGTAGCTGATAATTGGAGAATTGGACGAGCAAACTACAATGATGGTATCATCATAACTCTGGCAATGAAAGATCGAATGATTCGCATTGAAGTCGGATATGGCCTTGAACTAATTATTAGAGATGAAATAGCAAAAAAGATAATTGATAGTACCATGATCCCTGAATTCCGAACGGGGAACTTCAACGCAGGACTAACCAAAGCGTCTGAGAAAATTATCAACTTGATTTACAGCAATCCTGAACTGGTGGGAAAGAAATGGGAACCGAATAACAACGGCAAGTAA
- a CDS encoding DUF6268 family outer membrane beta-barrel protein, translated as MKRQFYFALWMISCFAYGQSSIDLFTLSYKHGFSQPVSGQQANAAENVALLNLKIPIVFSESTIWYNDLTYQGFVVDYDGASGVIDPTRLHGLILQTGLVRKLSETTGFQLLLAPRFMSDFQQLDWQHVQLGGIGLFEKKYSDRLLMRYGLMYNRELFGHMFVPLVFVDWKISERWSINGLLPVFGKLNYQAHPRLGMGLSLFGLITSFQLGDPVYDGDYIERKSVDLSLYGRYRLAGNLHFEARFGYALGRSYRQFNEGDEVDFRITIASFGDDRTQQNVDFSAGPILDIRLVYNLPLD; from the coding sequence GTGAAAAGACAGTTCTATTTTGCACTATGGATGATCTCCTGCTTCGCGTATGGGCAAAGTAGCATTGATCTATTCACCCTTTCCTACAAACATGGCTTTAGCCAACCCGTCTCAGGACAGCAGGCGAATGCTGCAGAAAATGTGGCGCTCCTCAATCTCAAAATACCCATTGTCTTTTCTGAATCCACTATTTGGTATAACGACCTCACCTATCAGGGATTTGTCGTGGACTATGACGGAGCCTCCGGTGTTATTGATCCTACCCGCCTTCATGGCTTGATTTTACAAACGGGTCTGGTGCGAAAGCTCAGCGAAACTACAGGGTTTCAGTTGCTACTGGCACCACGGTTCATGTCTGATTTCCAGCAGCTGGATTGGCAGCATGTTCAGCTGGGCGGAATTGGCTTGTTTGAGAAAAAATACAGCGATCGGTTGCTCATGCGCTATGGGCTCATGTATAATCGGGAGCTCTTTGGTCACATGTTCGTGCCACTGGTTTTTGTGGATTGGAAGATTTCGGAGCGGTGGTCAATCAACGGTCTACTCCCTGTTTTCGGTAAACTCAACTATCAGGCTCATCCCCGATTGGGTATGGGGCTAAGCTTGTTTGGTCTGATCACCTCTTTTCAGCTGGGTGATCCGGTATATGATGGGGATTATATTGAGCGAAAGAGTGTGGATTTGAGCCTGTATGGTCGCTATCGACTAGCTGGAAACCTGCACTTTGAGGCGCGCTTCGGCTATGCACTGGGCAGGAGCTACAGACAGTTTAATGAGGGCGATGAGGTTGACTTTCGCATCACTATTGCGAGCTTTGGTGATGATCGGACTCAGCAAAATGTGGATTTTTCTGCCGGACCTATCTTAGATATCCGGCTGGTATATAATTTACCGTTGGATTAA
- a CDS encoding Ada metal-binding domain-containing protein has translation MIPELHTSITDRQLKLMIRNGKIGLAGNRKLKIYGKLSCVSGKRMKRENRIFFEHEPEALTLGYRPCGHCMSAAFKKWKHGVI, from the coding sequence ATGATACCAGAATTGCATACCAGCATTACAGACAGGCAGCTGAAACTGATGATCAGAAACGGGAAGATTGGACTCGCAGGCAATCGTAAATTGAAGATCTACGGGAAGCTGAGCTGTGTCTCAGGCAAGCGAATGAAACGTGAAAACCGGATCTTTTTTGAGCATGAACCCGAAGCTTTGACCCTCGGCTATCGCCCATGCGGTCACTGTATGTCTGCTGCTTTCAAAAAATGGAAACATGGAGTTATTTAA
- a CDS encoding pitrilysin family protein, whose amino-acid sequence MRNYLVASMAVLLLAMGCTPQPDTPKEEGIFPYPIQQTKLDNGLNVVTVPYNSPGLASFFIVVRVGSRDEVEEGKTGFAHFFEHMMFRGTDKYSKAEYSEALKAIGAAANANTWWDRTVYHMTGNAEMLDKMFELESDRFMNLKYSEEDFKVEAGAVKGEYTKSYTSPYMKLYEKTYNTAFTTHTYSHTTIGYWEDVVDMPNQYDYSLEFFDRYYRPEYCTVLVVGDVTSDKVNDLARKYFGEWERGTFTQEITQEPEQTETRFAHVQEANFPPILNLNYKGPGFSVENKDMAILDVISSLAFSQKSDIYKKLVVEEQKVRELSAGGLNTVDPGLWSVDAMLVDKSDMAYVKTEIDKVLTDLKTNPVDSIALTQTKSFIKYSYAMGIDNPSDIANSLSWYIWLTGNPADVNKAFANYDAVTAEDIMRVANKYFVDEHLTVATISPDEELQVSEELNIKL is encoded by the coding sequence ATGAGAAATTATCTAGTAGCCTCTATGGCTGTATTACTGCTGGCTATGGGGTGTACACCTCAGCCAGACACCCCAAAGGAGGAGGGCATATTCCCTTATCCCATCCAGCAAACCAAACTGGACAACGGATTGAATGTGGTCACAGTACCCTACAATAGCCCCGGACTTGCTTCATTTTTTATTGTAGTGAGAGTGGGTAGTCGTGACGAAGTAGAAGAAGGAAAAACAGGTTTTGCCCATTTCTTCGAGCACATGATGTTTCGTGGCACCGATAAGTATTCCAAAGCAGAATACAGCGAAGCGCTGAAAGCCATAGGTGCAGCAGCCAACGCCAACACCTGGTGGGACCGCACAGTCTATCACATGACAGGAAATGCGGAGATGCTTGACAAGATGTTTGAATTGGAATCGGATCGATTTATGAACCTCAAATATTCCGAGGAAGATTTCAAAGTAGAAGCGGGTGCTGTGAAGGGAGAGTATACCAAGAGCTATACCAGTCCGTACATGAAGTTGTACGAAAAGACGTATAACACTGCCTTTACTACCCACACCTATTCTCACACCACCATAGGGTACTGGGAGGATGTAGTGGACATGCCCAATCAGTATGACTACTCGCTGGAGTTTTTTGATCGCTACTACCGACCCGAATATTGCACGGTACTCGTGGTGGGAGATGTCACCAGCGACAAGGTGAACGACCTGGCGCGTAAGTACTTCGGTGAGTGGGAGCGAGGCACCTTTACTCAGGAGATCACTCAGGAGCCCGAGCAGACCGAAACCAGATTTGCACACGTACAGGAAGCCAATTTCCCCCCGATTCTTAACCTGAATTACAAAGGCCCCGGATTTTCTGTTGAGAATAAAGACATGGCCATTCTGGACGTCATTAGTAGCCTAGCGTTTTCGCAAAAGTCTGACATCTATAAGAAGCTGGTAGTAGAAGAGCAAAAGGTTCGGGAGCTTTCTGCCGGAGGGTTGAACACCGTAGATCCAGGCTTGTGGTCAGTAGATGCCATGCTCGTGGACAAATCGGATATGGCTTATGTAAAAACAGAAATTGATAAAGTGCTGACAGACCTGAAGACCAATCCGGTTGATTCTATAGCGCTCACCCAAACCAAGAGTTTCATTAAGTACAGCTATGCCATGGGTATAGACAACCCCAGTGATATCGCCAATTCGCTATCGTGGTACATATGGCTTACCGGTAATCCTGCAGATGTAAATAAGGCATTTGCCAACTACGATGCAGTGACCGCAGAGGATATCATGCGTGTAGCCAACAAGTACTTTGTGGATGAGCACCTTACTGTAGCTACCATTTCTCCAGATGAGGAATTGCAGGTGTCAGAAGAATTGAACAT
- a CDS encoding GNAT family N-acetyltransferase, with the protein MITYQIEKDLSPEEFISVLNQSTLAERRPVNEPDRIQKMLDHGNLIVTARENNVLIGVARSLTDFLYCTYLSDLAVDQAYQKRGIGKELIRQTKLQTPKAKLILLAAPKAVAYYPKIGMKQWEQCFYMDDINELI; encoded by the coding sequence ATGATAACATATCAAATTGAAAAGGACCTGTCACCAGAAGAGTTTATTTCCGTACTGAATCAATCCACTTTAGCAGAACGGAGACCAGTGAATGAACCTGATAGAATTCAGAAAATGTTGGATCACGGTAATTTGATTGTCACAGCACGTGAAAACAACGTCCTCATTGGTGTTGCAAGGTCTTTGACAGACTTTTTGTATTGTACGTACTTGTCGGATTTAGCGGTGGACCAGGCCTACCAAAAACGAGGAATTGGGAAGGAATTAATCAGGCAAACAAAATTGCAAACGCCCAAAGCAAAATTGATATTATTAGCGGCACCCAAAGCCGTGGCATACTACCCAAAGATTGGAATGAAACAGTGGGAACAGTGTTTTTACATGGACGATATCAATGAACTCATTTAA
- a CDS encoding class I SAM-dependent methyltransferase, which yields MAVGRSPFQGVSNVLRFNWHFYVVAAIGIMISLLSTQYLIKDWIWIPLAAAGLILLSTLVSLFVTYYIYDLSTLYEFTWLDGTVTNSKIKILNINAGFDETSQILASKFKDSELHICDFYDSKNHTEISIKRARKVYPPHPNTLEVKTNSLPYPDGAFNVVCVSFAAHEIRNLEERIRFFQELARVTSQEGKIIVTEHLRDTYNFLAYTIGFLHFYSKKTWMSIFKSAKLNLIQERKITPFVSTFILASNGTTS from the coding sequence ATGGCAGTAGGAAGAAGTCCATTTCAGGGTGTTTCAAACGTATTACGCTTTAACTGGCATTTCTATGTAGTTGCAGCAATTGGAATAATGATTTCGCTTCTTTCAACTCAATACTTAATCAAAGACTGGATTTGGATTCCATTAGCCGCTGCAGGTTTAATATTACTATCCACACTAGTATCATTATTCGTGACATACTATATCTATGATCTTTCTACACTCTATGAATTTACATGGCTTGATGGAACCGTAACAAATAGTAAAATAAAAATACTTAACATCAATGCTGGATTTGATGAGACCAGCCAAATCTTAGCATCTAAGTTTAAGGATTCCGAACTACATATTTGTGATTTCTATGACTCAAAGAATCATACTGAAATTTCCATAAAACGGGCAAGAAAAGTTTACCCACCGCACCCCAACACCTTAGAGGTCAAAACTAACTCCTTGCCCTACCCTGATGGAGCATTTAATGTGGTGTGCGTGTCATTTGCTGCCCATGAGATTAGAAACCTAGAGGAACGAATTCGATTTTTTCAAGAACTTGCAAGAGTGACAAGCCAAGAAGGAAAAATCATTGTAACAGAACATTTAAGAGATACTTATAACTTCTTGGCTTATACAATCGGATTCCTCCATTTCTATTCGAAAAAGACTTGGATGAGCATTTTTAAATCTGCGAAGCTGAACCTCATTCAAGAAAGGAAAATCACTCCCTTCGTTAGTACATTTATCTTAGCATCAAATGGAACTACATCTTAA
- a CDS encoding alpha-ketoglutarate-dependent dioxygenase AlkB gives MELFKDLIDPKRNLLPHDGTVNYYGKVIPEPDHYLHQLLHHIEWRPDEAVIFGKHITTKRKVAWYGDRPFDYTYSNTTKQALPWTEELLALKQIIENATHETFNSCLLNLYHSGEEGMAWHSDGEKDLKRNGAIGSISLGAERKFSFKHKVTKQRVDVNLEHGSLLVMTGTTQTHWLHRLPPTKKVSTPRVNLTFRTIMNQLT, from the coding sequence ATGGAGTTATTTAAAGATTTGATTGATCCCAAACGCAACCTGCTGCCCCACGACGGCACAGTGAACTACTACGGAAAGGTGATCCCGGAACCCGATCATTACCTGCATCAACTCCTGCACCACATCGAGTGGCGACCCGATGAGGCCGTCATTTTTGGCAAGCACATCACCACCAAAAGAAAGGTGGCCTGGTACGGAGACCGCCCATTTGATTACACCTACTCCAATACCACCAAACAGGCCCTGCCATGGACAGAAGAGCTGCTGGCGCTGAAGCAAATCATCGAAAACGCTACGCACGAGACCTTCAACTCCTGCCTGCTCAACCTCTACCACAGTGGTGAGGAGGGCATGGCCTGGCACAGTGATGGAGAAAAAGACCTGAAAAGAAACGGGGCCATCGGTTCCATAAGTCTTGGCGCTGAGCGCAAATTCTCCTTCAAACATAAAGTCACCAAACAGCGGGTGGACGTGAACCTGGAGCATGGCAGCCTGCTGGTGATGACCGGCACCACACAAACACACTGGCTGCACCGACTGCCACCCACCAAAAAAGTAAGCACCCCCAGGGTGAATCTCACCTTCCGAACGATTATGAATCAACTCACCTAA
- a CDS encoding Yip1 family protein produces the protein MNPYQTIWLNPKRTFEDFVVKNETQSLFVAPIIILGFIFGLNMTPDINAIIDDEFVWWSLLITMPAGIGIAFLVFGFLMPGLVKLVGRIWKGESTMRQMVNVYSISSIPYGLLLIYQLLLFVSGEDPLVEKVNAGYSYILWLWSFALLIIGISKIQRFSYKMALLNILLSYLPIIIIGILRST, from the coding sequence ATGAACCCGTATCAAACAATCTGGTTAAACCCTAAGAGAACCTTTGAAGATTTCGTAGTGAAGAATGAAACTCAATCTCTTTTTGTCGCACCTATCATTATCCTGGGTTTCATTTTTGGCCTGAATATGACACCAGATATCAACGCTATTATTGACGATGAATTTGTATGGTGGAGTCTGCTAATAACAATGCCGGCAGGAATAGGGATCGCATTTCTTGTATTCGGATTCTTAATGCCAGGTTTGGTCAAGCTTGTCGGACGAATATGGAAAGGGGAATCTACCATGAGGCAAATGGTTAACGTCTACTCAATTTCTTCAATCCCATACGGTTTACTACTCATATACCAGCTTTTACTTTTCGTGTCTGGGGAAGATCCTCTGGTTGAGAAGGTCAATGCTGGATATAGCTATATTCTCTGGTTGTGGTCATTTGCGCTTCTAATCATTGGAATCTCTAAAATTCAGAGATTCAGCTACAAAATGGCACTTCTTAACATTCTATTGAGTTATTTGCCAATCATTATAATAGGAATACTCCGGTCAACTTAA